In the Arachis stenosperma cultivar V10309 chromosome 8, arast.V10309.gnm1.PFL2, whole genome shotgun sequence genome, AGCCAATGCAATCAAAGGCCTAGTTTCTGTTTTAGTGATTATGGTGTTGATTTTACCACAAATTGCTGCTCAAGTTCTTCCACCAGCTGATTCTCCATCAGGTAATATATGGTTTCTTTCAGATTTTCTTCTATACCTTTGTGTTTGTTCACATTGAAAGCTGTATTACTTGAAggactaataataattaatgttGCATATTCTCCATGTCTTTCAAAATTGGCTAAAAATGAGGAACATTATGTCTATATTTGTTGCAGATAATGCACCAGAACAGATTTGGCAGCTTGATAATACTGTTAGAGTGGATCCTTTTGATAATTTCAGAAAGTACAAAGGAGGATTTGACATCACCAACAAGCACTATTGGAGTGTATAAATCTTTCTCAACTCTAAGTTTCATAGACCAATGATATATATGGAATATTGTTAATTGTTAACACTTCCTTAATGTTTTGTAGTCAGTGATCTTCACAGGAGTTTATGGATTTGCAATTGGGATCCTCTTCCTTTTGTGTGGAACATTATATGGAGGTTATTTGTTAGTAACAACCAAGTTCTATGGCAAAAGTGAGAAACCAAAAAGGGTGAAGAATGTGTTTCCTTACAAGAGTTTTGATGTTTCAATTATCCCTTTGGCTATATTGCTCACCATATTAGCCATGTAAGTTATTCATTCGTCCTCGGACATCGAGCCAACTCACTCTCCTTGACAAATTCCATGGCTTTCCACGATTCATGTATGCATGGATGTTTGATTTTGTAGAGTTGCAACTGGGCTTGTTCTTGCTGGGAGTGCAAGATTCCATTCTGAAGCAGAAAGTTCAGTTGGAATTATAATAAAGACAGCAAATGAGGCATCAGAAACAATAAACAACACAGCAGGAGCATTAAAAGACATGGAGAGTAACTTGATGGAAGACAATGTCAATAATTCTGTGGTTTCTGTGAGACTTGACTCAACAACTGAGAGGCTTGATGATGCATCTGCAAATATTGAAAAGGAAGCTAGCAAGAATAGGCGCCTTATCAACAAGGGCTTGAAACTTGTGTAAGAATTCATTCCTCTCTGTCTCTTATGAATAATGCAGTACATTGCAATAATAGTGGAATGCTTCTAATTGCAGATTTGTGATTACCATTGTGATTATGAGTTTCAACTTGGTTGCAGTGACAGTTTTGTCAGGTATGTCCCACTTGGTTTATAATTAGTCCTCCTATACAAGTTTTTGAATTGTGTGGGATGAATTCATCATTTTCAAATCCTAAAAGACTACTTTGTAGCTCTTGCTTCAAGCAATTTTTGTATATGACACATGATTCTCATAAATGTTTGGATTTTTATGTGCAGTTTCCGGAGTACTGAGGCTGCGACGAGCACTTTACTTGTAAGCAAGCTGAACTGCATTTTCTTGGAAGCTTAGATGCTATTTATCTGTcaaaaatctaaattttgtGTTACCCTTTTGTTCTTCACAGGTTAATCACACTTTGCTGGTTGATGACAGTGATATGCTGGATATTCTTTGGGATCTATTTCTTCTTAGAAAAGTAAACTCCAATTCCAATCTGCATTACTCATTTCTCAATAGTTCTCAAccttaactaactaaaaaaagTTCCACCATATTGCAGATTTTCTGGTGATGCTTGCACAGCACTTGACAACTTTCAAGAAAATCCATACAATAACAGCTTAAGTTCCATACTTCCTTGTGATGAATTGCTCTCAGCAAAATCAGTCCTGTCTGGTGTTAGTGCTGGAATCTATAACCTTGTAAATAAGGTATAATTTGCATCAATCAAATGTTGATTCAACACTAATAGTAATCCCTATGTAACTACTTTAGTAGTGGTGTCACATGTTATGGTAATTGTGCAGGTGAATGAAAACATATCAGGCATGCAGGCAACATCATATCCAAATCTTGTTCATGTTTGCAACCCTTTCTCGGCGCCGCCGGAGTATCTATACCAGCCACAGAACTGCCCTGCCAACACCATAAGAATAGGAGACATTGCAAAGGTACTAAAGCCTTTTACATGCTCTGATGGGACATGTGACAGTGAAAGTGGAAGCAGTTTCATAATAAGTGGAAGTGAATATGTGAGAGTTGAAGCATTCACAAGTTCAATTCAGGACTTACTAAATGTATATCCAAGCATGGAGAACTTGTTGGAATGCCAGCTTGTGAAGGATGCATTCTCTGAAATTCTTGTCAAACACTGCAATCCATTGAAGAGATATGCAAAGATGGTGTGGTCTGGAATGGTTCTTGTTTCTGTGATCATGCTGGTTTTGGTTCTACTGTGGACTCTAAAGGCTCATGTTTCATATGGTTCTGTTGAGCCACATTGTGCAACACAGCCAAGTAACTTGGAATTAGGCTCCATTAAAGTTGTTAATAACAACTATAACAACAAAGTCGTATCCCACTAGAAAGAGTCAACTACATGAATTAAACATGAATTAAACGACTACAGTAAAATCATTTATAGGTAGATTAGAAACACAGAAAAGATATCAGAAGGCAAAATGTGCAAACAACTTCCAAATTGTACATACACTGATACACAGAGTCTTTTTAGTCCTCAAAGGTGTTTAGAATTTAGTTACCTTGGTGATATGAATTTTAGGTTACACTAAATTGTGACacattttttgtaaaaatttcatttagaatatatgatataaataaaaaagagggAACCAACCCCATAATATATACCTCAACACCATACAGATGTACCAAACTCATCAAATAATACTAGTTCAAGATTATTATAATCTCGTTTGCTTCAAGAAGTTGCACTTTTTTCTATTATTCTCAACGAAATTCAAATcaaatactttaatttttaacaaattcttattattttcaaatcttagAGAATTACTTCACATATTAGTTCTTTTTAACACACATATGCACATGAGTTTACTGTATAATTTACATTTATATTACACAAATTTACACATAGATTGGCCaaaataatataacaaataaattattagGGTACttataatttgtatttttattttctgcttattttaaacttttttctaaagatacaacaaaaataataaaaagaataaaatgacaattaaattcttaaaaattttgacaatttgattttctataataataaatagtaGACACATAAtgtctttttctcttttcattgATTCATGTACAGTTTATTTAATGTGACATGTTTATTTTAGTAAAATTCGTGATAAATAATAAACGGTGAACAAaagttatataaaaatttaaaagataataaataatttatcgTTTAGAAGTATATCATTTTAATACTCACATATGGTAGTAATAGAATATACACCacaataaataatgaaatatataAACAGTACTGTTAATTCACGGAAATACATCTATATCCATAGTTTGTTATAATGAAAAActtaattgatattttttttaaagactaactgtaataaaaattatattttaggtATTTTGGGGGAAGGTGCAAAAATCGTTATGATGCGTTGACTTGATTAGGGTTTGAAGTTTTGATTGTTAAATGAAAATGGAGAAGTGGGGAAGCGATTGTTTAGAGGAGCTCGTGAAGTTCACTCTCTCCAACTCTCAGAATTACCATATTGCCCTTTCTACTGAATTCTGCTCCACCCTTCTCAAAGATGATCCCACACAACCATCTTCTTCACTCGGTACAACTATTTATATTACTCTCCATTGAAAAAAAGAAGTTTCCACTTTTGTCCTCCTACTCATACACTGCATGCTTGAGTTTGTGTGCAGATTTGTTGGAAGGAGTGCCACGGTATCCATTGTATAAGCGTCTAGCATTAGTTCTCTTGAAATGCATGGATTCTCAAACGTTTTTCTGGACAGGATCATGCAATTCATCGGTGACCAATGAAATTGATATTGCTTCCGTGCAGAAGAAGCATTCCGAGTGGCACAAATTGATTTTGGATAAGATATCTGAGATACTGAATGTAAAATGAACTTAAACATTTGATGCCGCTATTTGCTTCTTTCTATTTGTCTTTTGCTTGAAGCTAGTTGCAACAGATCTTAAATAGTGTATGAACTTTTGTTTCAACAGATTTTGAAGAGTCTCTCTTTTGAAATCCATGTTCAAGAACCATTTTTCTCACAGCTCAAAGGTAGAAAGTTCTATCACTCTGTAATCACTGCTAAAGCATTTGTTTTTTGCTCAAGCCATGTTGATAGGTAGAAAAATTCTCTATTGCTTAGAATGAATTGCTTTGAAGTAATTCGGTAGAGTCCTATTTCTTTTATGAAGTCTTAGGAATTATGATGTAGTTATTGACTGCAGATGGCCTGAAAACAGTTGAAGGGAGGTGCGCCGGCGGCAAATACAGCAGGTTTCAATGTTTTACAATCTTAAAGATATGTGATATGCCAATGAGGTTGTATGCAGATTTATATTCCAATAAGTCTTAGGAACTTAGGTGTTATGCTTGCTTCCAATGTAACAAAAGAGTTGTCTTACCATGGATGCATAGTATCTTGTTACTTGATTCTTGGATTGTATTTTCTCTTAATAGTTGGCTATTGGACTACTATGAGCTACATGTTGCCCATTTCACTTCTATTCAtatttccttttaatttttggaaTATTTGGTTTTCCCTTTCCAGGATTGGACTAGGAAACCTGATTCTGGTAAACAAATCTGTCGTGTTTGAAGTTCAGGTAATGATTAGTTTTGTTATTAGTGGGGATCTTTCTGTAATGCGGTTGCTCTGCTTCTTAACATAATCAATATGTAGGGAATACGTTGGTATCCTACCTTTGCTGACATGTTGGAGACAGAAAACCTCGGGAAAGTTCTTCCAGGTGTTGACAGTGTTGAAAAAGGTACTGGAGATATTGTTTAGTATCTGCAGGTGATTAATTGATTCAAAATGAGAATCAAAATGAACTAAGCTAGTTTGAGTTGCTAATTTCTTGCCTCAGTTACATTGATTTCTAAGTCATTTCCAGATTTTATACTGATACCCCAGAATAAAGCTTGCATAGCATTGCAGAGTAGAAATCTACCGGAGTTTTACACAGAAGAGAAGGAAAAGTCAAATGGTGTTCTTGCAATTGGTGTTTCAAAACATACCCTTCAACCATACATTCCTTTGGCCAATTTATTCTCTGTGAGTTCACTCTCCTGTAAAACCACTGCAACTGATCTGCAATCTTAGAATCATCATCTAAGAACCCTCTACAATTATGTTACTGTGCATGTTCTGCCTTTTTTGATATAATGTACTGCAATGAAGTGGAGTTAACCTTAAGAAGTAAGAACTATGTTATTTCCTATTGGAATTAAATCACATATATATTTTTGCTTTACCCCATATTCTCCCTCTTAAGCATCCTGCATTTCTTTCCTTGAAGTTATCATGCAGTCATAAATGTTTGCTTGGTAAATGGCTATTTACTTACAAAGTGCCCTGACCCTTGTGCTGTTTTGGTCTTATATAGAATTAAGTATGAAGGTGTCAAGGCCTTCTAGGGTTGATGCATACAGCAGGGACAATTCCAGATGCGCTTCCACCACCAAGATCAACTCTATTAGCATCTTTTAGTTTGCTATGCAATCCAGATGTAAGAAAGTGACTTTAttcatacttttttttttctgaggGTTCATTAGTCTCTGTTTGATGGTGAGTTTGTTTAGCTAATATGATGCAGTGAAAAATCTGTGTactttgaaaataaattataccTTTTGTTGGCTTGACTGCTTAAGGTTGAAGGTAGTTCCTTAACTCTTGGAGCTCGTGCATTGGCCAAACATGCTTGTAGGAGTAGCAGTGGTTATTGGGGGTCCCTGGATGGAGGTGGTAAGGAAtatttttccctttttcagaaACTTTTCAATAGATTTGCAATAATAATTGCTTTGCAATTTCCGTTTTGTGCTTTGCTTTCTATGTTTCTCTGCATGTTATTTTAATATGTTGACGAAAATGCTATTGATTAATAGTGTGTCTAACAAGTTGATTGCATTGATTTTACTAATTCTTGTATTTGTAAC is a window encoding:
- the LOC130944548 gene encoding uncharacterized protein LOC130944548 produces the protein MVVANAIKGLVSVLVIMVLILPQIAAQVLPPADSPSDNAPEQIWQLDNTVRVDPFDNFRKYKGGFDITNKHYWSSVIFTGVYGFAIGILFLLCGTLYGGYLLVTTKFYGKSEKPKRVKNVFPYKSFDVSIIPLAILLTILAIVATGLVLAGSARFHSEAESSVGIIIKTANEASETINNTAGALKDMESNLMEDNVNNSVVSVRLDSTTERLDDASANIEKEASKNRRLINKGLKLVFVITIVIMSFNLVAVTVLSVSGVLRLRRALYLLITLCWLMTVICWIFFGIYFFLEKFSGDACTALDNFQENPYNNSLSSILPCDELLSAKSVLSGVSAGIYNLVNKVNENISGMQATSYPNLVHVCNPFSAPPEYLYQPQNCPANTIRIGDIAKVLKPFTCSDGTCDSESGSSFIISGSEYVRVEAFTSSIQDLLNVYPSMENLLECQLVKDAFSEILVKHCNPLKRYAKMVWSGMVLVSVIMLVLVLLWTLKAHVSYGSVEPHCATQPSNLELGSIKVVNNNYNNKVVSH
- the LOC130944549 gene encoding LOW QUALITY PROTEIN: uncharacterized protein LOC130944549 (The sequence of the model RefSeq protein was modified relative to this genomic sequence to represent the inferred CDS: substituted 2 bases at 2 genomic stop codons); protein product: MKMEKWGSDCLEELVKFTLSNSQNYHIALSTEFCSTLLKDDPTQPSSSLDLLEGVPRYPLYKRLALVLLKCMDSQTFFWTGSCNSSVTNEIDIASVQKKHSEWHKLILDKISEILNILKSLSFEIHVQEPFFSQLKDGLKTVEGRCAGGKYSRIGLGNLILVNKSVVFEVQGIRWYPTFADMLETENLGKVLPGVDSVEKGTGDIVXYLQFYTEEKEKSNGVLAIGVSKHTLQPYIPLANLFSVSSLSLXRCQGLLGLMHTAGTIPDALPPPRSTLLASFSLLCNPDVEGSSLTLGARALAKHACRSSSGYWGSLDGGDSNKNRLAMDVIKRLIAHCCWVNMHVVPPHGTVFEIRVAEGYGARWTEDGSKFIGFLEPYMEDGHSKGWKH